In Ancalomicrobiaceae bacterium S20, the following proteins share a genomic window:
- a CDS encoding ABC transporter substrate-binding protein — protein sequence MCDRDGTFYRNFSRRSFLKTTAAASATVALPAHLAGLLMPTPAFAATTVKATHGSGFCNMGIFLAKERALAKADGVDLEFVVTPSNTEITTMFGAGLVDISMIPYSNFMTLYDAGAPVKIVAGGGVQGCIIVAKEGIKSAADLKGKTFGTFQADTLEVLPYDYLKKAGLSFKDVDIKYLDTSPELAQAFLAGAIDAICHIEPYATQCVTGRKGATILSDGTDLYGPGYSDCVLAVRTPLIEKNPAAVKAIIKALFVAQSQAEKDKDAALKDTVGKYYKTSMDAAINASNKQPLCVDQRNQTQFIIDRGTSMQELGYVKKAPDKGAFEWSLLESVIAENKALYDGLKWKSAA from the coding sequence ATGTGCGATCGTGATGGGACTTTTTATCGGAACTTCTCTCGTCGCAGCTTCCTGAAGACCACCGCGGCCGCCTCGGCGACCGTGGCGCTGCCCGCCCATCTCGCCGGGCTCCTGATGCCGACGCCGGCCTTCGCCGCGACCACCGTCAAGGCGACGCACGGCTCGGGCTTCTGCAACATGGGCATCTTCCTGGCCAAGGAGCGCGCGCTCGCGAAGGCCGACGGCGTCGACCTCGAATTCGTCGTCACCCCGTCGAACACCGAGATCACCACCATGTTCGGCGCCGGTCTCGTCGACATCTCGATGATCCCGTATTCGAACTTCATGACGCTCTACGACGCCGGCGCGCCGGTGAAGATCGTCGCCGGCGGCGGCGTGCAGGGCTGCATCATCGTGGCCAAGGAAGGCATCAAGTCGGCCGCCGACCTGAAGGGCAAGACCTTCGGCACCTTCCAGGCCGACACGCTCGAGGTGCTGCCCTACGACTACCTCAAGAAGGCCGGCCTGTCGTTCAAGGACGTCGACATCAAGTATCTCGACACCTCGCCGGAACTGGCCCAGGCCTTCCTCGCCGGCGCGATCGACGCGATCTGCCACATCGAGCCCTACGCGACGCAGTGCGTCACCGGCCGCAAGGGCGCAACCATCCTCTCCGACGGCACCGATCTCTACGGCCCGGGCTACTCGGATTGCGTGCTCGCGGTCCGCACCCCGCTGATCGAGAAGAACCCGGCCGCCGTGAAGGCGATCATCAAGGCGCTGTTCGTCGCGCAGTCCCAGGCCGAGAAGGACAAGGACGCCGCGCTCAAGGACACGGTCGGCAAGTACTACAAGACCTCGATGGACGCGGCGATCAACGCCTCGAACAAGCAGCCGCTCTGCGTCGACCAGCGCAACCAGACCCAGTTCATCATCGACCGCGGCACGTCGATGCAGGAGCTCGGCTACGTCAAGAAGGCGCCGGACAAGGGCGCGTTCGAGTGGTCGCTGCTGGAGTCCGTGATCGCCGAGAACAAGGCGCTCTACGACGGCCTCAAGTGGAAGTCCGCGGCCTGA
- a CDS encoding ABC transporter substrate-binding protein, translated as MTFYYPVAVGGPVTKIVDGMVAEFEKAHPDVKVEAVYSGSYQDTIAKILTAVKGGSAPNVAVALSTDMYTLIDEDAVLPFDEAAGADAKAWFASFYPGFMANSQTGGKTWGIPFQRSTIVLYWNKEAFKEAGLDPEKAPATWTEMREMAAKLTKRDANGNVTRWGVEIPSSGFPYWLFQGLTTPNGVELMNAAGNKVAFDKPEVVEALQYWVDLSVKDKVHPTGIVEWGTTPKDFLEGKTAMMWQTTGNLTNVRTNAKFPFGVAMLPANKRRGSPTGGGNFYMFKGSNPDQQKAVVEFVKWMTTPERAAQWSIATGYVAVSPAAFETPAMKAYIAEFPAAAVARDQLAHAVAELSTHENQRVAKALNDNLQAALTLAKTPAQAMKDAQAEADRILKPYP; from the coding sequence ATCACCTTCTATTACCCGGTCGCGGTCGGCGGCCCGGTGACGAAGATCGTCGACGGCATGGTCGCCGAGTTCGAGAAGGCTCATCCGGACGTCAAGGTCGAGGCGGTCTATTCCGGCTCGTATCAGGACACGATCGCCAAGATCCTGACCGCGGTGAAGGGCGGCAGCGCCCCGAACGTTGCGGTCGCGCTGTCGACCGACATGTACACGCTGATCGACGAGGACGCCGTCCTGCCGTTCGACGAGGCCGCCGGTGCCGACGCCAAGGCGTGGTTCGCGAGCTTCTATCCGGGCTTCATGGCCAACAGCCAGACCGGCGGCAAGACCTGGGGCATCCCGTTCCAGCGCTCGACCATCGTGCTCTACTGGAACAAGGAGGCCTTCAAGGAGGCCGGCCTCGATCCGGAGAAGGCGCCGGCGACCTGGACCGAGATGCGCGAGATGGCGGCCAAGCTGACCAAGCGCGACGCGAACGGCAACGTCACCCGCTGGGGCGTCGAGATCCCGTCCTCGGGCTTCCCCTATTGGCTGTTCCAGGGCCTGACCACGCCGAACGGCGTCGAGCTGATGAATGCGGCCGGCAACAAGGTCGCCTTCGACAAACCCGAGGTCGTCGAGGCGCTGCAGTACTGGGTCGACCTGTCGGTCAAGGACAAGGTTCACCCGACCGGCATCGTCGAGTGGGGCACCACGCCGAAGGACTTCCTGGAAGGGAAGACCGCGATGATGTGGCAGACCACCGGCAACCTGACCAACGTGCGCACCAACGCCAAATTCCCGTTCGGCGTCGCGATGCTGCCGGCGAACAAGCGCCGCGGCAGCCCGACCGGCGGCGGCAACTTCTACATGTTCAAGGGTTCCAATCCGGATCAGCAGAAGGCCGTGGTCGAGTTCGTCAAGTGGATGACGACCCCGGAGCGCGCGGCGCAGTGGTCGATCGCCACCGGCTATGTCGCGGTCTCGCCGGCCGCCTTCGAGACCCCGGCGATGAAGGCCTATATCGCCGAGTTCCCGGCCGCCGCCGTCGCCCGCGACCAGCTCGCCCACGCGGTCGCCGAGCTCTCGACCCATGAGAACCAGCGGGTCGCCAAGGCGCTCAACGACAATCTCCAGGCCGCGCTGACGCTCGCCAAGACGCCGGCGCAGGCGATGAAGGATGCGCAGGCCGAGGCCGACCGCATCCTGAAGCCCTATCCCTGA
- a CDS encoding ABC transporter ATP-binding protein — MNARTSRPAVSIRNVDKVWTPEGRTPVRALAGLDFDVAPGEFVVLLGPSGCGKSTLLYMIAGLEETSSGLIECDGLKVTEPSAERGLIFQEASLFPWLTIADNVAFGLSVQGVSPVRRREIAIEMLKRVGLGDMLDKKPDELSGGMRQRAACARALAMKPKVLMMDEPFAALDVQTRSRMQDFLLQIWKDSGASILLVTHSIDEAISLADRVVVFTARPGRVKTIVPIDLPRPRQSRDPRYHEYRDLFTELLADEVDRAFAEQEAA, encoded by the coding sequence ATGAACGCCCGCACCAGCCGCCCCGCCGTCTCGATCCGCAACGTCGACAAGGTCTGGACGCCCGAAGGCCGCACGCCGGTCCGCGCGCTCGCCGGCCTCGATTTCGACGTCGCGCCCGGCGAGTTCGTCGTCCTACTCGGACCCTCGGGCTGCGGGAAGTCGACGCTGCTCTACATGATCGCCGGCCTGGAGGAGACCTCCTCCGGCCTGATCGAATGCGACGGCCTGAAAGTGACCGAGCCGTCGGCCGAACGCGGCCTGATCTTCCAGGAGGCCTCGCTGTTTCCCTGGCTGACCATCGCCGACAACGTCGCCTTCGGCCTCTCGGTCCAGGGTGTCTCGCCGGTGCGCCGGCGCGAGATCGCGATCGAGATGCTGAAGCGCGTTGGGCTCGGCGACATGCTCGACAAGAAGCCCGACGAGCTCTCCGGCGGCATGCGTCAGCGCGCGGCTTGCGCGCGGGCGCTGGCCATGAAGCCGAAGGTGCTGATGATGGACGAGCCCTTCGCGGCGCTCGACGTCCAGACCCGGTCGCGCATGCAGGACTTCCTCTTGCAGATCTGGAAGGACAGCGGCGCCTCGATCCTGCTCGTGACCCATTCGATCGACGAGGCGATCTCGCTCGCCGACCGGGTGGTCGTGTTCACCGCCCGGCCGGGCCGCGTGAAGACGATCGTGCCGATCGACCTGCCGCGGCCGCGGCAGTCGCGCGACCCGCGCTATCACGAGTACCGCGACCTGTTCACCGAACTGCTCGCCGACGAGGTCGATCGGGCCTTCGCCGAACAGGAGGCGGCGTGA
- a CDS encoding ABC transporter permease subunit, producing the protein MTMTADIAPPGGAAAGPLDRSGGGSVGGPAPARPRLSKTVKRRLAGLFWGMASIGLFAGIWELLWYLDLANPLLLPPPHLFLQDIPGTLKFFDRSNKVGSVATGGGLGALLITMGWTTFRVMVGLGLGFVLGTAVGALIHYVKIARNLLLPTILLLAPVSPVAWLPVAIFVFGIGDVPAIFLVFITVFFAIVLSTGSQIASVPKNYLHVARIMGATERQTFWRVILPAILPSLFMTIRLNLFGAWMVVLIAEAVGVGTGLGQITSMARATFNAKLVFFTMAIIGVLGFLSDWALRTVQRKMLWWVAPDGGSR; encoded by the coding sequence ATGACCATGACTGCAGACATCGCGCCGCCCGGCGGCGCTGCGGCCGGGCCGCTCGACCGATCCGGCGGTGGATCGGTCGGCGGCCCCGCACCGGCGCGGCCCCGCCTCTCCAAGACCGTGAAGCGGCGGCTCGCCGGCCTCTTTTGGGGCATGGCCTCGATCGGCCTGTTCGCCGGGATCTGGGAGCTGCTCTGGTATCTCGATCTCGCCAATCCGCTGCTCTTGCCGCCGCCGCACCTGTTCCTGCAGGACATTCCGGGCACGCTGAAGTTCTTCGACCGGTCGAACAAGGTCGGTTCGGTCGCGACCGGCGGCGGGCTCGGCGCGCTGCTGATCACCATGGGCTGGACGACGTTCCGCGTGATGGTCGGCCTCGGCCTCGGCTTCGTGCTCGGCACGGCGGTCGGCGCGCTGATCCATTATGTGAAGATCGCGCGCAACCTGCTGCTGCCGACCATCCTGCTCCTGGCGCCGGTGTCGCCGGTCGCCTGGCTGCCGGTGGCGATCTTCGTGTTCGGCATCGGCGACGTGCCGGCGATCTTCCTCGTCTTCATCACGGTGTTCTTCGCCATCGTGCTGTCGACCGGGTCGCAGATCGCCAGCGTGCCGAAGAATTATCTGCACGTCGCGCGCATCATGGGCGCGACCGAGCGGCAGACCTTCTGGCGCGTGATCCTGCCGGCGATCCTGCCGAGCCTGTTCATGACGATCCGGCTGAACCTGTTCGGCGCCTGGATGGTGGTGCTGATCGCCGAGGCGGTCGGCGTCGGAACGGGCCTCGGCCAGATCACCTCGATGGCGCGCGCCACCTTCAACGCCAAGCTCGTGTTCTTCACCATGGCGATCATCGGCGTCCTCGGCTTCCTGTCCGACTGGGCGCTGCGCACCGTGCAGCGGAAGATGCTGTGGTGGGTCGCTCCCGACGGAGGTTCCCGATGA
- a CDS encoding ABC transporter ATP-binding protein, whose protein sequence is MSEIRVEHLSKAFDAKTVVDDISFAVEAGEFCVLLGPSGCGKSTMLRLIAGLEDPSAGRILIEGTDVAPLAPKDRRIAMVFQSYALFPHLDVAENIIFGLRVRGVPKAVRRQRLAQVAGLVGLGDYLDRKPAQLSGGQRQRVALARAIAAEQPICLMDEPLSNLDAQLRGEMRLEIRALQQRLGMTMIYVTHDQTEAMTMADRVILMNGGRIEQNGSPVELYERPASLFVARFIGAPAMNILAAEGDAHRLGVRAEHVRLTAPSEGHRTGRVASVEYLGADTVVMVALADGTTVAARLPGRASARPGETVGLAWDAADEHRFDVATGRRIDAPALLSSPPVRPAPLARETVTP, encoded by the coding sequence GTGAGCGAGATCCGCGTCGAGCATCTGAGCAAGGCCTTCGACGCGAAGACGGTCGTCGACGACATTTCCTTCGCGGTCGAGGCGGGCGAGTTCTGCGTGCTGCTCGGCCCGTCCGGCTGCGGCAAGTCCACCATGCTGCGCCTGATCGCCGGCCTCGAGGATCCGAGCGCCGGGCGGATCCTGATCGAGGGCACCGACGTCGCGCCGCTGGCGCCGAAGGACCGGCGCATCGCGATGGTGTTCCAGTCCTACGCGCTGTTCCCGCACCTCGATGTCGCCGAGAACATCATCTTCGGCCTGCGCGTCCGGGGCGTGCCGAAGGCGGTGCGCCGGCAGCGCCTGGCGCAGGTCGCGGGCCTCGTCGGCCTCGGCGACTATCTCGACCGTAAGCCGGCTCAACTTTCCGGCGGCCAGCGCCAGCGCGTTGCGCTTGCCCGCGCGATCGCGGCCGAACAGCCGATCTGCCTGATGGACGAGCCGCTGTCGAACCTCGACGCGCAGCTGCGCGGCGAGATGCGGCTCGAAATCCGCGCGCTGCAGCAGCGGCTCGGCATGACGATGATCTACGTCACCCATGATCAGACCGAGGCCATGACCATGGCCGACCGGGTGATCCTGATGAACGGCGGCCGCATCGAGCAGAACGGTTCGCCGGTCGAGCTCTACGAGCGGCCGGCGAGCCTGTTCGTCGCCCGCTTCATCGGCGCGCCGGCGATGAACATTCTCGCGGCCGAGGGCGACGCTCATCGTCTCGGCGTCCGCGCCGAGCACGTCCGTCTCACCGCCCCGTCGGAGGGGCATCGGACCGGCCGGGTCGCGAGCGTCGAGTATCTCGGCGCCGACACGGTCGTGATGGTCGCGCTCGCCGACGGCACGACTGTCGCGGCGCGTCTCCCCGGCCGCGCCTCCGCGCGTCCAGGCGAGACCGTCGGCCTCGCCTGGGACGCGGCCGACGAACACCGGTTCGACGTCGCGACCGGCCGCCGGATCGACGCGCCCGCGCTCCTTTCCTCACCCCCCGTCCGTCCCGCTCCCCTCGCAAGAGAGACCGTCACGCCATGA